The following is a genomic window from Episyrphus balteatus chromosome 1, idEpiBalt1.1, whole genome shotgun sequence.
gtttcttacctgtttacagcgctataacttcctaatttttaatttttagccaaaaatccttttgtagggaattcattttcatgaatacaacttttatcttttgataagaaccaggtaatataagtatttttatttaataaaaatcatatttcttATTAACCTAGTTTAATATCTCATGCGCTTATAAAGTGGTGGGCTATGAGTGGACGAAGGTAAAAGAATTGGGGTATGAGAGATAGGGGTAGCAGGTGGAGAAATatataccccgtttgtatggcgatttgaatccaaattgaatcaggatttaggtatatatatacctgaatcgaatccggatttgtcgatccgatccgactcggggagctgaatcgaatcgaaaatatgcatatatacctaacgaattgaatactcgagatataatttatgaTGCTAATTGTGTGtgactgtttttttatttgcaaattcactgtatgtatgtctaatgatatctagttttacttgcactttgtttttggttagatttttctattttactgcaaatatattaaaaagaaaaattgtgttttcgattctatttcaattcgattcctcgatctggtacttccatatacctggatcgaaatttcgattcagtttcaattcgatctttaaatcggtcatacaaacggggtaataggagtaataggtggagttgaagatggtgaattatgagaaaagttggcttcgttgaatttttcttcatattgatcgatgatatctgatcttcttcgtcgtcatcttcataaaaaattcatgtggacgattttgacaggattgtccacaaaaaaatgaaagtgtGCTGCATCTGTTGTAGGCGGTAGTTTGcacaaattaagttttgttgaactgctcataaatttgaaatatcgaagAGAGCTTAGAGATTGACCACTGTCCTCTCCATATAAAGCCAACAAGATATGTTCTTCCCCCTCCGATATTTTCTGAATTTTGGCATTTGGGTCCTTAATTTCTCTGCGGCTTCAAGTGCAGAGGGGgttttgaaacattttgcaaaatttgtttttttccgaaaCCAAATATTTTTGAGGTGGTGTCACATTCACTTATGGCATGAGTGATAAGACGTTCTCCATagaattgaatgtgaaaaatgagaaagtaCACGTTCTCGGCTCTAGGTATAGTAAGTCGATGTCTTCCTCAAAAATCTTGGCTCAACTTTCCTTTAGGGTCGCACGAATTTTAATACgcgaataattttatgtgaaagATTAATgactaaaagtaataaaaataacaattttaaagttaggaaacgtgtatttatatttttaattaattttttaaagttcattttttcatacaaatgcaTGCAAATGACGaccgcgaagaaaaaaaaattttttttgaagttctttTTACATACCCGAACTTGTCCCCAGCTCAAATCCTATAGTGagcccaagcaggggggttgcaggggggcagcatgcccccccATACGCATCTCAACTTTTATAcgcctcaaacttcaaattcttcgtggtcgtcatttgcatacattttgtatgaaaaatttaaatatttattttttaatcatactTAGGGGTGTTTCCTaaccttaatattttaaaggtaTTCTATTGAGACCCTAAGCTcactgtaaaaaataaaatcacaactcTAGGCGTGCGACCCTAATGGAAAGTCGCCCCAAAATCTTTGAAGTTCTATCGTACCTGCTTTAGATACTAATTCTGGCGCAACTGGAAGAAAGCATCCGTATGTTTGAGTTGAATCAGGGGTGGTTGTGGTTGATAGTAGAAACTTCAAGTAGCTGCACCTCGTGGTGACTTGATGAAAAGCCAAGGGATGTAATCGTTTCAATGAAAAGCCTAGGACCTTCCTATATATATACACTTATTCCTGTTAGAAGGGGGGAAAGGAAGGATCGGGGACGAGCAGCAGCTATAACAGCATGGGATAAGGCCAAACatttccttttccatttatccaaagggccactcttattcttcagtattacagtttcaaaaaatagaggatGGGTACTCATCTGTATTTTAAACTTTAGACCGAATGACTTCCAAAACTGTGCCTGCAGCTGCTTTGACTACTCTCAACCTTTTAACCTTCTCCATACTTCTTAGGCAAACAGGATTTGACTGTTCtattatcaattttattatcagccgtattgtgatttacaactgtcaatcgattgttgataaatactgaattttgggatttttaaaccaaaattttaggaaaactggtcaactggaattttgtaattagatttctttataacgactaggaccattctctgctttcaaaactttttttaattaagtaataagatattaaattttaatttgtatcaactatcgattgatagttgtatattaaggtggtccttattttactctttttcgaaaattgagtgcgacgcccccaagattggttccaaatcaggaaaaaatacactatttttttcaaatttttatctctgacccttccggggcgatattctgtgtccagtgttgggtaaatggcggatttttgatataaacttcttaatgaaatatggtcaggaagggttaggaataaaaacttgaaaaaattagggcttttttttcctgatttggaaccattcTAGAGGGCGTcgccaattttttgttcctaaggaccaccctattCTATGTAGCAATAAGGCTGAACCTCCTTCAATCGTACTTGTCAACTTATCAACTCATGtatgaaacttcataaaactgaaaaaatgcagaattggtttttggagtatggttaagggggcggagggggcgtggctatttttcaatctaccattaaaacctgattaaatataaaataagaaccacccgaccttttgtgggatacaaatccttcatttaatggataattcaaaaagtgtcgaaaactatcaaaaatacttttttactatttagacctaactcggttatttgattcacaaaatcaaagtggtttacattttattttaggtaattaaactGTCTGTAAGATTGATTAtgacttttgcgtaaaagtcaattgttaaagagttatagcactgttaagtgacaagaaactgaaaatattgcaaaatccaaaattttatatgtttttgaaagcttcataacttcgttgtttttggttgtataaaaatactactaatgtaattttttttcaataaaatgcaccagaagaaagttatgggcataaaagtgaaaaaagtgccagatttctatggtttttcggtgttgctgaagggggcggagggggcgtggttgtggaaatttggttattttatctactaaccatacctaacaacatatcaaaaatttagaactaccggaccttttgtagggtaacccccttttttttagcttcatttattGGGCTACTATGAAATAGGTGCCTGATGGTAAAAGGATTCGGCCGacacaattattattatattttatcatttatattttataataaattcaaaaaaagtattcaaagtTACTTCTGacgaaaattactttttaaatggtttttatattttatattttgctcATTCTccttaattttattatattttacttgttgaagtcaaaaaacaagcaaaaaacaaacaataacttttcttagagcaatcgtattgacttttttttgtatttttatgtcattagattcagcatcaaaaaataccttgaaaacatgtatCATATGAttatattcaacaaacaatttttttcagtatatttttgaccttcagctcctccctcttgtccgcgaaaaaacaccctcccacccaacttttttttatagactatTTTGtattggttcttatcccaaaagcaaactttttgccaagtttcacgagtgtaacaatttttttcttttttaaatgcctattttacctgtactattagTAAATGGTTCATACGCCTTTTTTGCCTAATTGCATGATAGAAAATGGATATGTGCCCTTTTTCATTTGCGGTTTTGGGCTATTTCAAGATGgaaatgcgatttttttttatctcacccAAAAATAAAGTGCTGCTTAACGTTTTTAAATATGCCAcactcattttttgatttttggctcATACGTCatttttgcttagcacggcaaTACTCATTCAAagtttatttataaacaaatacaaaaatattttaatttaactatCACTTGATACATTTAAACCTGTTAAATTTCGATTCAgccaaaaaatttgaattaaataagtaaatcgTCACTAGGAAGGGTTCAAAGTGCGATCGCGGGTGCAACCAAATCGGCCCTACCTTTTTAGATCTgagtacaaaaacaaaaaaattcttttaattttcaaacatttttaattttttacttacaTATATCGAATGACGTTGAATCAATCATCTTtagacattaaaaataaataagaaaacataaaTATACAAAGAGTCACTTACATTCGAAGGCATCGCGGTATACGCAGGTGCAACTTCAAATTATCGCGGGTGCAACACGTCTTCAATGGCTATCTTAAATAAGTAACGGCCaggaaaacacttaaaaaagtattatgttCCTTTTTACGGGGAGAGTGCGATAACTAAGGCGgtaagaattgataacggtattttgtagaggagttcaatgcaataattttttactataggaggggggtctatctccccccgtttaggcgggaggggaaattttataaaatatgacgaaaaataaaaaaaaaattttaaaaaacaacggcaacacttacagttataaatgataccttcttcaaaagccagaattattttaattaaatgttctataaataatcaacttcaaagtcaaaatttgggaaaaaaaagttttaaaaaacacatttaatactatttttaccaagactatgaatttaaatatgaaattaatcgatgaaataatctgcctcaattaatttcttaccaaattctgaaaaccatatgcttctatgtcttctagtttttgagaaaattgaaaaacttcctttttatcaaatttgtattttttttaaagtttttttcgtgttcacataaacataatgcttgcaagcagtatgcccccttgcaacccccctgcttgggctCACTGTTAAAGGATTTGGGGTGGGTGCGAGTTTGGGTGTAGGCAATTTCttcagaatttaaaagttttttcgaatttaaaagaaattttgtacatacccaaccttgaccccaccccaaatcctatagtgtGCCCATGCAGGGGGGTCACTTTGAAACGCCTTGAACTTCATACTTATACCGcgtctttattaatttttaagaattgggtttctttcaaaatttaaaagtttcttcgaatccaaaagaaactttgtacatacatACCCAACCTTGACCCCACTCCAAATCCTATGGTCCAGTAGGGGGGTTGCAGGCATTAGGCATCTCACTTTGATACGCCTTGAACTTCATACTtctaccatttttatttatttttaagtattcttttttaaaatatcgcgAGATTCTTAGGACCAATTTAATGGCCTAAGCGAAGCAACGAAGTTGTTTGAGCGGGACAGTGGATACAAAAGGGAGTTTAAATCTTGAGAGCCTTTAAAGCGGGCCAGGCAtgatactttaaagttaaaaagctgttaatattggcgaaaatagccaagaaaatgaaaatctgatgaaaaggtaatttttaattttctcaaaaactagaaggcataaaagcatatggttttcagtatttgattagAAATTAATTAAGGCAGCTTATTTCATCTagtaatttcatatttaatttaatatttacaaatttatttcacagtcatgataaaaattgtattcaatgtgttttttcaaactttttttttcacaaattttgactttgaaatcgattatttcaaaaaccattgactgaaaaaacttgattaaattagaattaagtgtgcaattctggcttttgaaaaaggaatcatttataactgtaagtgttgccgttgttttttaataattttttttttatttttcgtcatattttagaaaattgcccctcccgcctaaacgggggaagatagacCCCTCCCTACCATAGtgaaaaatgcttgtatttgacTGTTATACAAAATTCCTTTATTTTCACCGccttagttatcgtactctTGCCTTCTTTACAAACAACTACCTAACATGTGTCACCACATGTCTAAGAAGAAAGTTTCACCTCAAGATATCAGTAATAGCGATTTTGAGCCTGTATTTGCAACTCGTACCTAGCCATGATATTTGCAGTTAGTAACAACTCTTTTGCATTATACATAGGTTATAGCCTTGCCAAGCGcaataaaacaaatgtttttgtttaattaggccctatttttcgtttgtttttattaaaaacagttATTTCACTTGCAATTGTCACAAAAAAGTAACAAATATTGTAATTTAGAAATTAAGGGGAAGTTCGTCTCCAGCGCAATGGCCCCTTcataaatttataagaaaaaaaaaacaaaaaatttgaaatgaggTAATTTAGTTCAACATATTTTGTAGCGGTATCTAGAAactgtttttctgttttgaaaACAGTTTAAATTTTTACGATATTTACCTCAACCTTTGTGTAAGTTTTTGGCTTTAGATTAAGTTAGGTCAGTCtttgggccttaccaataataaaatttaaagaccacttaaatatttaactaatTTCTACAGATTTCACCATACCAAAAGCCAAATAGTTAAAGGCCAAcgctaggtttttttttaactatatgcctgtaagaccaaaggttttttaaatgcaaattgcaCTGCACTtgttagaaggaatagaaagatatgAAAGAgtttttgttggtacagtgaattgagaataagatgattattatctcatataatCCCACGGGTGGCTTCCCAGCTGGGGAATAAAGAAAAGAGTGCTGCCTGTGGTAGAGCTCGAACCGACACCTCCAGATTAGCATTCAAGCActacatccactgcaccattgCCACCCGGTTAAATTGTAtagaaactaaaaatatttaagtcagctgtaaatttgattattgttAAGTCCCTTTGGCCTAATAATTTATACTTTACTTTTGCATCGAGTCTGTAAATGACAATTTTGAATGTACTAAATTCAAAACTATGTTTTCAATAGCTTAGGCTTAGAGTAATTAACTTAGATTTTAAGTATTATGTCATCAAAGACAATTCGACTTGGTTAATGAATTAAATCTtccgattcacgtgaatcgaatagtaGAATAGGGCTGTATGTGATCTCTCAATAATTCttttataatttgcatttatctttatttttccttctcaAAATATTTGCCATAACGACTGAGaactgtgaaaatgaattttcgcatttggatttataaagttaaacagacgtccagagagcagtttaaatttatttggatttaacaagattggatttaaaaaattggatttaagtagtgaattattgtggatttgaatttaaatttctttacattcagatacattttaaaaatagtgaataatatggccgtaagagaTCGGAAagattcaaatagtttttgaaagaaaaacagtAATTAACGttgtttattgtattttataacggtaatatttggAGTTCAgcaaaaccttcagaaaagtatatttcggTTCTTATGGCAAAAATCTTGCTATTTAATTAAAtgtcaaaagaattcaaattaaaaagcatCAATTGTGATAACAGCACTATACATTTATATGAAAGCTTAATTAACATTTTCGCAATGTTTTAGAAttaaaagatacaaatttagttaaagtaaaaaatattttattggcaaaaatttattgttttcacCTTTTTATCACTAAACGCTACCTTAGTCTCTTGTATACATatgcatttcaatttttaaacgtatacatatatatacaataGGTTAATTAAGCAACCGGATAATGCCAGATTTTTAGAATTGGTTTTATTTGTCAAGGGCTGTGTTTGTTTTAATTGCAATGACACATTCCTCGTTACAGGACTTTAGAACcgtacacttaaaaaaaatagaagaaaaagggATTATCAATtgtattagtttaaaaaaagatttaaaatacCAAGAGATCCTTTCCTGCATCAAAGTCTGAACGTAAGCTATTTCCCAAATCACCTTCTGGAACTTTCAGATCTTCACGAATTTCTCCATTGTCTGACATCAAAGTAAGAAAACCATCATCACTAATATCGGTCAATTGGTAATCTTCCCTTTTAACGTGAGGAACATCCATATTATGCGTTGAGGGACAAATATCCTCgtatcttaattaaaaaaaagacaaaac
Proteins encoded in this region:
- the LOC129921221 gene encoding eukaryotic translation initiation factor 5A, yielding MAEMDEHHFETGDSGASNTYPMQCSALRKNGFVMLKGRPCKIVEMSTSKTGKHGHAKVHMVGIDIFSNKKYEDICPSTHNMDVPHVKREDYQLTDISDDGFLTLMSDNGEIREDLKVPEGDLGNSLRSDFDAGKDLLCTVLKSCNEECVIAIKTNTALDK